A region from the Desulfomarina profundi genome encodes:
- a CDS encoding protoporphyrinogen/coproporphyrinogen oxidase — MRILGELFRSPLEGEPTVAKWVHHRFGPALLPYVDAVFTGTYAGDCDRLTIDSVMPGVRHLEREAGSLLRGLFKKMREEKKRKKGGSLKMPAMISFSNGMRQLPEKLTEKLQQGKELQTACRAMTIKKEGNNWYVSTEKETFSAKNLVLALPVNQALQLLRPITPPCPSTRFLKLK, encoded by the coding sequence TTGCGGATCCTTGGAGAACTTTTTCGCTCTCCTCTTGAGGGAGAGCCCACTGTTGCCAAATGGGTCCACCACAGGTTTGGACCGGCTTTATTACCTTATGTGGATGCCGTCTTTACCGGCACTTATGCCGGGGACTGCGACAGACTGACCATTGACTCTGTCATGCCTGGTGTTCGTCACCTGGAACGGGAGGCAGGCTCTCTTCTTCGTGGACTGTTTAAAAAAATGAGGGAAGAGAAAAAAAGGAAAAAAGGAGGCTCCCTGAAAATGCCGGCCATGATCAGTTTTTCAAATGGCATGAGACAACTCCCGGAGAAACTGACGGAAAAACTACAGCAGGGAAAAGAACTGCAGACAGCCTGCCGGGCTATGACGATAAAAAAAGAAGGCAATAACTGGTATGTCAGTACGGAAAAAGAAACTTTTTCGGCAAAAAATCTGGTTCTGGCACTGCCGGTAAACCAGGCACTTCAGCTCCTGAGACCGATCACTCCGCCTTGCCCCTCAACTCGATTCCTGAAGCTAAAATAG